TTCTTTTTCCAATTGGTTACCGTCATAGCGCCAAGCAACTGCTTCGAAATACAAGGTTTTTCAATCCCGCTGGTTATCCATAAGCATTTTAAACAGATCGGGAGTTATCAACAATACTGTAACATAATAGTAAACTTTGTTTTACTCCATTTATCTCTATTTTTCTCTTATTTTCGATTTTCTTGATTTTATTTTACAAAGACGCATCGGCTGAGTATGATAGGCAGCATTCGGTGATCGTCCATAATCCGTCAACCCGAGTCCGGTCCTTTTCAGATCGTTTGCCCTATGAACAACAACCTTCCAAAAGTCGCCGTCACAATGGGGGATCCGGTGGGCATCGGCCCCGAGATCGTCGCCAAAGCGCTTTGCGAACCATGGGTATCGCAACTGTGCCGGCCGATCGTTTACGGCAATGCCGGCCGACTGAATTTAGGGGCACGATGCTCCGGCGTGAAAATCGATTTCGGTACGGTCCCTTCGGTCCATGAAGTGCACCGGAGCCATGCCGCTGTTGCCGTGATCGACCCGGATGAAACCCAGGAGGCGGCCGCCTCGGACTGGGCCCGGCCCACGGCTGCTTGCGGTCGGGCCATGTTCGCCTATCTTAATGCCGCCATCGACGACGCCATGGCCGGCCGGGTGGACGCCATCGCCACCGGCCCGATCAACAAAGCGGCGCTGCATATGGCCGGCATTGGCTATGCGGGTCATACGGAAATTCTTGCACAGCGGACCCAAACGCGCGACTATGCCATGATGCTGGCCGGTGACCGACTGAAGGTCGTACTGGTGACCATTCATGTGCCGCTGGCCCGGGTTCCTGAAATTCTATCGACATCGACGATCCTTAAGGTTATCGAACTGACCGACCATGATCTTAAAACCCGATTCGGTCTTTCAAGCGCCCGCATCGCCGTAGCCGGACTAAACCCGCATGCCGGAGAAAAAGGGCTTTTTGGCGACGAAGAAGAGAAAATCATCCGCCCGGCCATCGATCTGGCGATCTCCAGGGGCATCGACGTCAGCGGCCCCCATCCACCCGACACCGTTTTTTTCTCGGCGTCCCGGGGGGCATACGATGCCGTGGTCGCCATGTACCACGACCAGGGGTTGGGACCTTTTAAAATGATCCATTTCAACGACGGCGTCAACACGACCCTGGGACTGCCCATCGTACGCACGTCGGTGGATCACGGCACCGCCTACGACATTGCCGGCAAGGGCCGGGCCTCGGCCGAAAGCATGGTGGCAGCCATCGCCATGGCGGCAAAGCAGGCCGAATGCCTGCGCCGCCACCGTTCCAACACCGCCAAACCCGATTCGCATCGGTCCTGAAGGAATCGTGAATCCAACCGATACCATCTCCATCGAAGGGGCCAGGCAACATAACCTGAAAAATATCAGTCTGATGCTGCCGCGCAACCGGCTGGTGGTAATCAGCGGCCTGTCCGGTTCCGGAAAATCCACCCTGGCCTTCGACACCCTCTACGCCGAAGGCCAACGCCGCTATGTGGAATCGCTGTCCACCTACGCCCGGCAGTTTCTGGAGCGGCTTGAAAAGCCCGATGTGGACCTGATCGAAGGCCTCTCCCCGGCCATTGCCATCGAACAGAAAACGGCCGCCCACAACCCCCGGTCCACGGTGGGCACGGTCACGGAAATTTACGACTTTTTACGTCTGCTTTACGCCCGCGCCGGCATCGCCCACTGTTATCAATGCGGCCGGCCGATCATCTCCCAGTCCATAGACGAGATGGTAGCTGCGGTCCTGCGGCGGCCCGAAGGTTCGCGGCTGTTAATTCTCTCGCCGCTTTCCACGAAATCGATGGTAAGCCCGGCGGACCTGTTGACGCCGTTGAGAAAAGACGGATTCGCCCGCATTCGCATCGATGGCAGCATCCGGGAACTGGAGGCCGTCGGCACCATTTCCGACCTGCCCTCCCGGAAAATTGAGGTGGTCGTCGATCGGCTGATTCTCAAAGCGGGCATCCGCAACCGTCTGGCCGATTCCATGGAACTGGCCCTGGCCAGATCCGGCGGCCGCGTGAAGGTGGCATTCGTTGGCCGGCGTCCGGATGAGGTGCTCGAAACGCTGGAATTCAGCGAAATCGCGATGTGTGTCCATTGCCAGGTCAACTATCCGGAATTGACACCGGCCAGCTTTTCTTTCAACTCTCCCCACGGTGCCTGCCCAAACTGCGACGGATTGGGAACCACCAAGGACTTTTCCGTCCGCCGGATTGTCCCCAACGCCGAGCTTTCGCTGCGGGAAGGCGCGGTTTCCGTATGGTCCCATCGCCGCTCCGTGGCGTTCATGACCTTTTTGGAGGAGCTGACCGCCTTTTACGGCACCGATATCTATACCCCTTACAAGGACCTTCCCGAAGCCTTTCAACACGTGCTGATGCATGGCTCGGGCGATCAGCAGATCCCGTTTACCCCCTTTCAGAAAAGCGGCGAAAAACAGCCAAAAACCTTCGAGGGTGTCATTGCACAACTGCACATGCGCCTGACCCAG
This window of the uncultured Desulfosarcina sp. genome carries:
- the pdxA gene encoding 4-hydroxythreonine-4-phosphate dehydrogenase PdxA, with product MNNNLPKVAVTMGDPVGIGPEIVAKALCEPWVSQLCRPIVYGNAGRLNLGARCSGVKIDFGTVPSVHEVHRSHAAVAVIDPDETQEAAASDWARPTAACGRAMFAYLNAAIDDAMAGRVDAIATGPINKAALHMAGIGYAGHTEILAQRTQTRDYAMMLAGDRLKVVLVTIHVPLARVPEILSTSTILKVIELTDHDLKTRFGLSSARIAVAGLNPHAGEKGLFGDEEEKIIRPAIDLAISRGIDVSGPHPPDTVFFSASRGAYDAVVAMYHDQGLGPFKMIHFNDGVNTTLGLPIVRTSVDHGTAYDIAGKGRASAESMVAAIAMAAKQAECLRRHRSNTAKPDSHRS